A window from Micromonospora terminaliae encodes these proteins:
- a CDS encoding DUF1772 domain-containing protein: protein MIASNVRAGVLLLATVTTGLMAGLFAAFAYAVMPGLARVDDRAFVAAMRSINQAILNGWFALCFGGALFATLAAVLLHLPAARRGPLPWLIAALLLYVLVLAVTAAVNVPLNDRLEAGAARLADPAELRAAFESAWVRWNVVRAVLNTAAFGCLGGALLVARSLPG, encoded by the coding sequence ATGATCGCTTCGAACGTCCGGGCCGGCGTGCTGCTGCTGGCCACGGTGACCACGGGTCTGATGGCGGGGCTCTTCGCGGCCTTCGCGTACGCGGTGATGCCGGGCCTGGCCCGGGTGGACGACCGGGCGTTCGTCGCCGCCATGCGGTCGATCAACCAGGCCATCCTCAACGGCTGGTTCGCGCTCTGTTTCGGCGGCGCGCTGTTCGCCACCCTCGCGGCGGTCCTGCTGCACCTGCCCGCCGCACGGCGCGGGCCACTGCCCTGGCTGATCGCCGCCCTGCTGCTCTACGTGCTGGTGCTCGCGGTGACCGCGGCGGTGAACGTGCCGCTCAACGACCGGCTGGAGGCGGGAGCCGCCAGGCTGGCCGACCCCGCGGAGCTGCGGGCGGCGTTCGAGAGCGCCTGGGTGCGCTGGAACGTGGTCCGGGCCGTGCTCAACACGGCGGCCTTCGGGTGCCTCGGCGGGGCGCTGCTGGTGGCCCGGTCGCTGCCCGGCTGA
- a CDS encoding AraC family transcriptional regulator — translation MDVLADVLRGLRARDAFLLRTVMDPPWSIRVRDEAPLSVTTVVRGEAWVMPDRGAPALLRPGDVAVLRGPDTYAVADHPDTPPQVVIHPGQRCTTLSGQELTETMALGLRTWGTRPDGATALLTGTYASSGAVGAGLLAALPPLVVLTAADGDLPVVALLAAELDRDGPGQEAVLDRLLDLLVIGALRTWLARPGAEPPGWYRAYADPVVGHAVRLVQHDPARNWTVAGLAAATGTSRAAFARRFTELVGEPPMTFVTNWRLTLAADLLRDTGLTLTAVARRVGYSSPFALSAAFKRVRGVNPRDHRATA, via the coding sequence GTGGACGTGCTCGCCGACGTGCTGCGCGGGCTACGCGCCCGGGACGCCTTCCTGCTCCGTACCGTCATGGACCCGCCCTGGTCGATCCGGGTGCGGGACGAGGCCCCGCTGAGCGTCACCACCGTGGTCCGGGGCGAGGCCTGGGTGATGCCCGACCGCGGCGCGCCGGCCCTGCTGCGCCCCGGGGACGTGGCCGTGCTGCGCGGCCCCGACACGTACGCGGTGGCCGACCACCCGGACACCCCGCCGCAGGTGGTGATCCACCCCGGGCAGCGGTGCACCACCCTGAGCGGGCAGGAGCTGACCGAGACCATGGCGCTGGGCCTGCGTACCTGGGGCACCCGGCCGGACGGTGCGACCGCCCTGCTGACCGGCACGTACGCCAGCAGCGGCGCGGTCGGCGCCGGGCTGCTCGCGGCCCTGCCGCCCCTGGTGGTGCTGACCGCCGCCGACGGCGACCTGCCGGTCGTCGCGTTGCTCGCCGCGGAGCTGGACCGGGACGGGCCCGGGCAGGAGGCGGTGCTGGACCGGCTGCTCGACCTGCTCGTCATCGGGGCGCTGCGTACCTGGCTGGCCCGCCCCGGCGCGGAGCCGCCCGGCTGGTACCGGGCCTACGCCGACCCGGTGGTCGGCCACGCCGTCCGGCTGGTCCAGCACGACCCGGCCCGGAACTGGACGGTGGCCGGCCTCGCCGCCGCCACCGGCACCTCCCGCGCCGCCTTCGCCCGCCGGTTCACCGAACTGGTCGGCGAACCGCCCATGACCTTCGTCACCAACTGGCGCCTCACGCTCGCCGCCGACCTGCTGCGCGACACCGGGCTGACCCTCACGGCGGTGGCCCGCAGAGTGGGCTACAGCAGTCCTTTTGCGCTCAGCGCGGCCTTCAAGCGGGTCCGCGGCGTCAATCCACGCGACCACCGCGCCACGGCCTGA
- a CDS encoding dihydrofolate reductase family protein: protein MSVIVIQFMTLDGIVSDPDGSGGTPTGGWAFRHGPETVAGDKFRLGSRLDEGVLLLGRTTWELFARLWPGRDDPFAARMNAVPKLVATRTLADVSAWGNSKVVDGDLVDAVRQERRDVIVTGSLSVVHRLMADDLVDEYRLLTFPTILRTGARLFPAEGPPAYLRCRSAEQAGAAVLARYERA, encoded by the coding sequence GTGAGCGTCATCGTCATCCAGTTCATGACCCTGGACGGGATCGTGTCGGACCCGGACGGGTCCGGGGGCACGCCGACCGGCGGCTGGGCCTTCCGGCACGGCCCGGAGACCGTGGCCGGGGACAAGTTCCGCCTCGGCAGCCGGCTCGACGAGGGGGTGCTGCTGCTCGGGCGGACCACCTGGGAGCTGTTCGCCCGGCTCTGGCCCGGCCGCGACGACCCGTTCGCCGCCCGGATGAACGCCGTGCCCAAGCTGGTCGCCACCCGTACCCTCGCCGACGTCTCGGCCTGGGGGAACTCGAAAGTCGTCGACGGCGACCTGGTCGACGCGGTCCGGCAGGAGCGGCGCGACGTCATCGTCACGGGGAGCTTGAGCGTCGTGCACCGGCTGATGGCCGACGACCTGGTCGACGAGTACCGCCTCCTCACCTTCCCGACGATCCTGCGCACCGGTGCGCGGCTCTTCCCGGCGGAGGGTCCGCCCGCGTACCTGCGGTGCCGGTCGGCGGAGCAGGCCGGTGCGGCGGTCCTCGCGCGGTACGAGCGGGCGTGA
- a CDS encoding DUF305 domain-containing protein has protein sequence MRRPLAAALVAVLLAGAGCTGQPAPTAATRPGPAVETATSGIDALFLAMMVAHTEQTLEIAGLGLDRTTDPEIRTLVAAVRATETDELATMRGWLREAGPSAVAAAERHDHSGHSDAAAGLARLRAAPPGEADRVLLDVLAAHQRTAARLAGAQVQAGTSARVRDLAGRIERSRTAEVALLTKLRTR, from the coding sequence GTGCGCCGCCCGCTCGCCGCCGCGCTGGTGGCCGTGCTGCTCGCCGGCGCCGGCTGCACCGGCCAGCCGGCGCCCACCGCGGCCACCCGTCCCGGTCCCGCCGTCGAGACGGCGACCAGCGGTATCGACGCGCTGTTCCTGGCCATGATGGTGGCGCACACCGAGCAGACCCTCGAGATCGCCGGCCTCGGGCTCGACCGCACCACCGATCCCGAGATTCGCACGCTGGTCGCCGCCGTCCGGGCCACCGAGACCGACGAACTGGCCACCATGCGCGGCTGGCTGCGCGAGGCCGGCCCGTCGGCCGTGGCGGCCGCCGAGCGGCACGACCACTCCGGACACAGCGACGCCGCCGCCGGCCTGGCCCGGCTGCGGGCCGCCCCGCCCGGCGAGGCCGACCGGGTGCTGCTCGACGTGCTCGCCGCCCACCAGCGGACCGCGGCCAGGCTGGCCGGCGCCCAGGTCCAGGCCGGCACCAGCGCCCGGGTACGCGACCTCGCCGGCCGGATCGAACGATCCCGCACCGCCGAGGTCGCGTTGCTGACGAAGTTGCGTACCCGCTGA
- a CDS encoding DinB family protein, with protein MDRCDECLFVYSALDRGALPGRLRDVAGAYPDALHGVPDVRRRPAPEVWSPLEYACHVRDVFRVQAERLALALRVAEPEFTPMGRDELVVTERYNAQAPEVVLADLATAADGFAARFAALGEVELARTGVYPWPRREVRTLLWLGRHTVHEAEHHLLDIRRGAGAPTAGGA; from the coding sequence GTGGATCGGTGTGACGAGTGCCTGTTCGTCTATTCCGCGCTCGACCGCGGCGCGTTGCCGGGGCGGCTGCGCGACGTGGCCGGGGCCTACCCGGATGCGCTGCACGGGGTGCCGGACGTGCGCCGGCGGCCCGCCCCGGAGGTGTGGTCACCGCTGGAGTACGCCTGCCACGTCCGGGACGTGTTCCGCGTGCAGGCCGAGCGGCTCGCGCTGGCGCTGCGTGTGGCGGAGCCCGAGTTCACGCCGATGGGCCGCGACGAGCTGGTCGTCACCGAGCGCTACAACGCCCAGGCCCCGGAGGTGGTCCTCGCCGACCTGGCCACGGCCGCCGACGGGTTCGCGGCCCGCTTCGCGGCGCTCGGTGAGGTCGAGCTGGCCCGCACCGGCGTCTACCCGTGGCCGCGGCGCGAGGTGCGGACCCTGCTCTGGCTCGGCCGGCACACGGTCCACGAGGCCGAGCACCACCTGCTCGACATCCGCCGCGGCGCCGGGGCCCCGACGGCCGGCGGGGCCTGA
- a CDS encoding nuclear transport factor 2 family protein, with amino-acid sequence MSGARACARAPPGEGKLSMTANREIVADAFAAWSAGTGSITDLFAEDMRWEIIGRSVAAGLYQPARQFVEEALTPFGARFTKEDPFRPVHIRGIYEDPTADTVIVAWNGAGTTTIGTTYTDTVAWFLRMRDGKVVEGTAFFDSIAFNELWQDVPA; translated from the coding sequence ATGAGCGGGGCGCGCGCGTGCGCCCGGGCGCCGCCGGGAGAGGGGAAGCTGTCGATGACCGCCAACCGGGAGATCGTCGCGGACGCCTTCGCCGCCTGGTCCGCCGGCACCGGCAGCATCACCGACCTCTTCGCCGAGGACATGCGCTGGGAGATCATCGGCCGCTCGGTGGCGGCCGGGCTCTACCAGCCCGCCCGCCAGTTCGTCGAGGAGGCGCTCACGCCCTTCGGCGCGCGCTTCACGAAGGAGGACCCCTTCCGGCCCGTGCACATCCGGGGCATCTACGAGGACCCGACGGCCGACACGGTGATCGTCGCGTGGAACGGCGCGGGCACCACCACCATCGGCACGACGTACACCGACACGGTCGCCTGGTTCCTGCGGATGCGGGACGGCAAGGTGGTCGAGGGCACCGCCTTCTTCGACAGCATCGCCTTCAACGAACTCTGGCAGGACGTGCCGGCGTAG
- a CDS encoding GNAT family N-acetyltransferase — translation MPTTVTPITPAQHAFARVAALFDDYRAHHGHPPSPQRTHAWLRDQIAQHRLAVAAATRAGEVCGFVTTAVTPAPLLLGTAWSIGDLYVAPSARRNGVARALLRHVVDEARAAGAHRVSLRTEAGNIPARALYAAVGFRPVTGLELLNLTLGSE, via the coding sequence ATGCCGACCACGGTCACGCCGATCACCCCCGCCCAGCACGCCTTCGCGCGCGTCGCCGCTCTCTTCGACGACTACCGGGCGCACCACGGCCATCCGCCGTCCCCGCAGCGCACCCACGCCTGGCTGCGCGACCAGATCGCCCAGCATCGACTCGCGGTCGCCGCCGCGACCCGCGCCGGGGAGGTCTGCGGCTTCGTCACGACGGCGGTGACCCCGGCGCCGCTGCTGCTGGGCACCGCGTGGTCGATCGGCGATCTTTATGTGGCGCCGAGCGCGCGCCGTAACGGCGTCGCCAGGGCCCTCCTGCGGCACGTCGTCGACGAGGCGCGGGCCGCCGGCGCGCACCGCGTGTCGCTGCGGACCGAGGCCGGCAACATCCCCGCCCGCGCGCTCTACGCCGCGGTCGGCTTCCGGCCGGTCACCGGGCTGGAACTGCTCAACCTCACCCTCGGTTCCGAGTAG
- a CDS encoding sigma-70 family RNA polymerase sigma factor, translating into MDFERHRGELLAYCYRMLGSFHEAEDVVQETMLRAWRARDRYDPARASQRTWLYRIATNACLTALEGRARRPLPSGLGAPSVDPEAPLTPSLDVPWLEPFPDARSEVETRAELRLALVAAMQVLPARQRAVLLLREVLEFSAAEVAAQLGTTVAAVNSALQRARAALPDVGDVGEVAEPDDPRARAVVDRYVRAFEAADVPGLVRLLADEAVLEMPPVPLWYRGSGDYGRFMDRVFRTRGTGWRVRRLGANGQPALAAYAPEPGGPHRLHTVQVLTVAGGRVTHNVVFADPRVFAAFDLPPLISPDEVPRVR; encoded by the coding sequence GTGGACTTCGAGCGGCACCGGGGTGAGTTGCTGGCCTACTGCTACCGGATGCTGGGCTCGTTCCACGAGGCCGAGGACGTGGTGCAGGAGACGATGCTGCGCGCCTGGCGGGCCCGGGACCGGTACGACCCCGCGCGCGCCTCGCAGCGGACCTGGCTGTACCGGATCGCCACGAACGCCTGCCTCACCGCGCTGGAGGGCCGGGCGCGACGGCCGTTGCCGTCCGGACTCGGCGCCCCGAGCGTCGACCCGGAGGCGCCGCTGACGCCGTCGCTGGACGTGCCGTGGCTGGAGCCGTTTCCCGACGCGCGGAGCGAGGTGGAGACGCGGGCCGAGCTGCGCCTCGCGCTGGTCGCGGCCATGCAGGTGCTGCCCGCCCGGCAGCGGGCCGTGCTCCTGCTCCGCGAGGTGCTGGAGTTCAGCGCCGCCGAGGTGGCCGCGCAACTGGGCACCACCGTGGCCGCGGTCAACAGCGCACTGCAGCGTGCCCGGGCCGCGCTTCCCGACGTGGGCGACGTCGGCGAGGTTGCCGAGCCGGACGATCCGCGGGCGCGGGCCGTGGTCGACCGGTACGTGCGGGCGTTCGAGGCGGCCGACGTTCCCGGGCTCGTGCGGCTGCTCGCCGACGAGGCGGTCCTGGAGATGCCGCCGGTGCCCCTCTGGTACCGGGGGAGCGGCGACTACGGCCGGTTCATGGATCGGGTGTTCCGGACCCGCGGCACCGGCTGGCGTGTGCGCCGGCTGGGGGCCAACGGGCAACCGGCCCTCGCCGCGTACGCGCCGGAGCCCGGGGGCCCGCACCGGCTGCACACGGTGCAGGTGCTCACGGTCGCCGGTGGGCGGGTCACGCACAACGTGGTCTTCGCCGATCCGCGCGTGTTCGCGGCGTTCGACCTGCCCCCGCTGATCTCTCCGGACGAGGTGCCCCGGGTGCGATGA
- a CDS encoding DHA2 family efflux MFS transporter permease subunit has protein sequence MTQQPVATSNKLDAAVLKVAGVVVLGAIMSILDVTVVSVALPTFQNEFDASYARVAWTMTGYTLALATVIPLSGWAADRFGTKRLYMVALALFTIGSGLCATADSIGQLIGYRVLQGLGGGMLMPLGMTIMTRAAGPHRIGRLMAVLGIPMLLGPIGGPILGGWLIDTASWHWIFLINLPIGVVALIYAQLALPKDNPEPSESFDFLGMLMLSPGLALFLYGVSSLPEAGTIRDNSVWLPMLVGAVLVVAFVFYSFRPRHPLLDLRLFRNRNLTIAAVTLFVFIIAFMGAGLLFPSYFLQIRGESTLTAGLLMAPQGIGAMLTMPIAGMLADKVPVGRTVPFALVLIAAGFFTFTQVDPHTSYWLLCGSLFVMGLGMGGTMMPIMTSALKTLHAAEVARGSTLVNILQQIGGSVGAAVMSVILTSRLNGSEVIPGVTDPNSGKPVTEASLAIGSQLRPELLQQFPVPPSLIERGLDFAASSFATTFWVGFGLVLLTFIPAALLPRRREPSHLLEGGAGEEQRTPVPIH, from the coding sequence GTGACCCAGCAACCTGTCGCGACATCGAACAAACTCGACGCCGCGGTCCTCAAGGTGGCCGGTGTGGTCGTGCTCGGTGCGATCATGTCGATCCTCGACGTGACGGTCGTCAGCGTGGCGCTGCCGACGTTCCAGAACGAGTTCGACGCCTCGTACGCCCGCGTGGCGTGGACGATGACCGGCTACACCCTCGCGCTGGCCACGGTGATCCCGCTCAGCGGGTGGGCCGCCGACCGGTTCGGCACCAAGCGCCTCTACATGGTGGCGCTGGCGCTGTTCACCATCGGCTCCGGGCTGTGCGCCACCGCCGACTCGATCGGCCAGCTCATCGGCTACCGCGTGCTCCAGGGCCTCGGCGGCGGCATGCTCATGCCGCTCGGAATGACGATCATGACCCGCGCGGCCGGCCCGCACCGGATCGGCCGGCTCATGGCCGTCCTCGGCATCCCGATGCTGCTCGGTCCGATCGGTGGCCCGATCCTCGGCGGCTGGCTGATCGACACCGCCAGCTGGCACTGGATCTTCCTGATCAACCTGCCGATCGGCGTCGTCGCGCTGATCTATGCCCAGCTCGCCCTGCCGAAGGACAACCCGGAGCCGTCGGAGTCGTTCGACTTCCTCGGCATGCTGATGCTGTCGCCCGGCCTGGCGCTCTTCCTCTACGGCGTCTCGTCGCTGCCCGAGGCCGGCACGATCCGCGACAACAGCGTCTGGCTGCCGATGCTGGTCGGCGCCGTGCTCGTGGTGGCCTTCGTGTTCTACTCGTTCCGGCCCCGGCACCCGCTGCTCGACCTGCGGCTGTTCCGCAACCGCAACCTGACCATCGCCGCGGTGACCCTGTTCGTCTTCATCATCGCGTTCATGGGCGCGGGCCTGCTGTTCCCGAGCTACTTCCTGCAGATCCGCGGTGAGTCGACGCTGACCGCGGGCCTGCTCATGGCGCCGCAGGGCATCGGCGCCATGCTGACCATGCCGATCGCCGGCATGCTGGCCGACAAGGTGCCGGTCGGCCGCACGGTGCCGTTCGCGCTGGTGCTCATCGCCGCCGGGTTCTTCACCTTCACCCAGGTCGACCCGCACACGTCCTACTGGCTGCTCTGCGGCTCGCTGTTCGTGATGGGCCTCGGCATGGGCGGCACCATGATGCCGATCATGACCTCGGCGCTGAAGACCCTGCACGCCGCCGAGGTGGCCCGCGGCTCGACGCTGGTCAACATCCTCCAGCAGATCGGCGGCTCGGTCGGCGCCGCGGTGATGTCGGTGATCCTCACCAGCCGGCTGAACGGCTCCGAGGTGATCCCCGGCGTGACCGACCCGAACAGCGGCAAGCCGGTCACCGAGGCCAGCCTGGCCATCGGTTCGCAGCTGCGGCCGGAGCTGCTCCAGCAGTTCCCGGTGCCGCCGTCGCTCATCGAGCGCGGGCTCGACTTCGCGGCCAGCTCCTTCGCGACCACCTTCTGGGTCGGCTTCGGGCTGGTGCTGCTCACCTTCATCCCGGCCGCATTGCTGCCCCGCCGGCGCGAGCCGTCGCACCTGCTCGAGGGCGGCGCGGGCGAGGAGCAGCGCACGCCGGTGCCGATCCACTGA
- a CDS encoding winged helix-turn-helix domain-containing protein, translated as MPSLVIGIAASAAERRQLTQLLGGTETFLIVSSAHQARRFLDLLRAPGAARPAPARAPVDEPPPAGGPVPELAVDSDRRVLRWREREVGLTPLEHDLLVCLAGTPGQVWTYAQLHRAVWGNDHLGRGSDMHSVVRRVRRKLGRVGAAPTIHAVRGIGFRLASS; from the coding sequence GTGCCGTCCTTGGTCATCGGTATCGCGGCCTCGGCCGCGGAACGCCGGCAGCTCACCCAGCTGCTCGGCGGCACCGAGACCTTCCTGATCGTCTCCAGCGCGCACCAGGCACGGCGGTTCCTCGACCTGCTGCGCGCGCCCGGGGCGGCGCGCCCGGCGCCGGCCCGCGCCCCGGTCGACGAGCCGCCGCCGGCCGGCGGCCCGGTGCCCGAACTGGCCGTCGACTCCGACCGCCGCGTGCTGCGGTGGCGGGAACGTGAGGTCGGGTTGACGCCGCTGGAGCACGACCTCCTGGTCTGCCTCGCCGGCACCCCGGGGCAGGTGTGGACCTACGCGCAGCTGCACCGGGCCGTGTGGGGCAACGACCACCTGGGGCGCGGCTCCGACATGCATTCGGTGGTACGCCGGGTGCGGCGCAAGCTCGGCCGGGTGGGTGCGGCGCCGACCATCCACGCGGTACGCGGCATCGGCTTCCGCCTCGCGTCGTCCTGA